A DNA window from Stutzerimonas stutzeri contains the following coding sequences:
- a CDS encoding thiamine pyrophosphate-binding protein, with protein MQQERRNIGILLVSQDEKLALDLDMVVESVNGLLSRNTDTPFDLHPNDECFPYRQIFAQACRYLRSQPRDKLPALFSRCFHSMATARQALSAGDWTLSPLECVLLDTRHEEPVDDDPFLALTLQQPPTRPSPCSAMLLCEERVLGKWMCRLGGNRLVRVPHSNPWQRRADILRLILDHLEHAHFNRMLARARQKADGQVTLAQKIHHLMTERWGDQWDFHFYTGSMVAGFIDSMKSLLQGTDSHCLTGNNEHSLAVSALAGWQLYGRAYVIAMTSGMIDEARGTLANLKRAAAPGIIVCADSPETIWYPFQGTLDADSDGHAVIAARGLWHGFMRTPDDMPACLANAFQALDERPAPTFVLATQHVLESQATISEPVVQRPSSKAATLSCAQRERLDQAVAAINHDNARMLWHCGRLTSDERNQILRLAEKAGIALVDSIIHPGSVPGFSDGKSVANYLGTLSMYGFNRAVYEFLEAQSTNEEGAPWLFFLKGKVEQSSTPYSEGKLKRNFRIGQVNCNEAHLSPFTLLGLDVRLADFLNYLEPRLQVDDAVLRQRRARIEQLRKLPAAQPSDLIETMPMTPNYFFHQLGRLVVDLIESRSYRYTGVYDVGRCGLSAMRNVARTDPGFSGWYGRALMGDGLMSLPYIALKNERNVLAFIGDGARAIVPNVEQRLVGSSIRGIAGRGGNVTVFYLSNGVLSMIQTYLDKRYTLNGCSQVNVPLTEWKEAPVEHAEDDVTVHRRVIRQFCPALLGEALMAPRRVNFFDVWLGHNSEGDGLSLISEGSWSRMRTHGE; from the coding sequence ATGCAGCAAGAGAGACGGAATATCGGAATACTCTTGGTCAGCCAGGATGAAAAACTGGCGTTGGACCTGGACATGGTAGTGGAAAGCGTAAACGGTTTGCTCAGTCGCAATACCGATACGCCTTTCGATTTGCACCCGAACGACGAATGCTTTCCCTACCGCCAGATCTTCGCTCAGGCCTGTCGATACTTGCGCTCACAACCCAGGGACAAGCTGCCCGCCCTGTTCTCTCGGTGCTTCCACTCAATGGCAACCGCCCGCCAGGCGCTGTCGGCGGGTGATTGGACGTTGTCCCCGCTTGAATGCGTGTTGCTCGATACGCGCCATGAGGAACCGGTCGATGACGACCCCTTCCTTGCGCTTACGCTGCAACAACCGCCGACCCGGCCCTCGCCCTGCTCTGCAATGCTGCTGTGCGAGGAAAGGGTGCTGGGTAAATGGATGTGCCGGCTGGGGGGCAACCGCCTGGTGCGGGTGCCGCATTCGAATCCCTGGCAACGCCGCGCCGATATCCTCCGGCTGATTCTGGATCATCTGGAGCATGCCCATTTCAACCGCATGCTTGCTCGCGCGCGCCAGAAAGCCGATGGCCAGGTGACGCTGGCACAAAAGATTCATCACCTCATGACTGAACGCTGGGGTGATCAATGGGACTTCCACTTCTACACGGGCTCCATGGTCGCCGGTTTCATCGACTCGATGAAATCTCTGCTGCAGGGAACGGACAGCCACTGCCTGACCGGTAACAACGAGCACTCATTGGCCGTAAGCGCGCTGGCTGGCTGGCAGTTGTATGGCCGTGCCTACGTCATCGCCATGACCTCCGGGATGATCGACGAAGCGCGCGGGACTCTGGCGAATCTCAAGCGTGCCGCAGCCCCTGGCATCATTGTCTGCGCCGACTCCCCGGAAACGATCTGGTATCCATTCCAGGGTACGCTCGACGCCGACAGCGACGGACATGCGGTCATTGCAGCACGCGGCTTGTGGCATGGGTTCATGCGTACCCCCGATGACATGCCAGCTTGCCTTGCAAATGCCTTCCAGGCCCTTGATGAGCGCCCCGCTCCAACCTTCGTCCTTGCAACGCAACACGTGCTGGAGTCGCAAGCGACCATTTCGGAACCAGTGGTGCAGCGCCCCTCCTCCAAGGCTGCAACGCTCTCCTGCGCGCAACGCGAACGACTGGATCAGGCCGTGGCCGCCATCAACCACGACAACGCCCGGATGCTGTGGCATTGCGGTCGCCTCACATCGGACGAGCGGAATCAGATTCTTCGCCTGGCCGAAAAAGCCGGCATCGCCCTGGTGGACAGCATCATTCATCCGGGAAGCGTGCCCGGGTTCAGCGACGGCAAGTCCGTAGCGAACTATCTGGGAACGCTTTCCATGTATGGATTCAACCGCGCGGTCTATGAATTCCTGGAAGCGCAAAGCACCAACGAAGAAGGCGCTCCCTGGCTCTTTTTCCTCAAGGGCAAGGTAGAGCAATCGTCTACCCCGTATTCGGAAGGCAAGCTCAAGCGCAACTTCCGCATTGGCCAAGTCAACTGCAATGAGGCGCACCTGTCGCCATTCACCCTGCTGGGACTGGACGTTCGGTTGGCGGACTTCCTGAATTACCTCGAACCACGCCTGCAGGTTGACGACGCGGTGCTACGGCAGCGCCGCGCCAGAATCGAACAATTGCGCAAGCTGCCGGCCGCTCAGCCAAGCGACCTGATCGAAACAATGCCGATGACCCCGAATTATTTCTTCCACCAGTTGGGACGACTGGTGGTCGATCTGATCGAGTCGCGAAGCTACCGCTATACCGGCGTCTACGACGTTGGTCGTTGCGGTTTGTCGGCAATGCGCAACGTGGCACGCACCGATCCCGGTTTCTCCGGCTGGTACGGTCGCGCCCTGATGGGTGACGGTCTGATGTCGCTGCCCTATATCGCCTTGAAGAACGAACGCAATGTGCTGGCATTCATCGGTGATGGTGCTCGCGCAATAGTGCCGAATGTGGAGCAGCGCCTGGTTGGCTCTTCGATCCGGGGCATCGCAGGGCGTGGTGGCAACGTCACCGTTTTCTATCTGAGCAACGGCGTGCTTTCCATGATTCAGACCTATCTGGACAAACGCTACACGCTCAATGGCTGCAGCCAGGTCAACGTGCCATTGACGGAATGGAAGGAGGCTCCCGTCGAGCATGCTGAAGACGATGTGACGGTTCATCGTCGCGTTATCCGGCAATTCTGCCCGGCGCTGTTGGGCGAGGCCTTGATGGCTCCGCGCCGCGTCAATTTCTTTGATGTCTGGCTTGGACACAACTCGGAGGGCGATGGCTTGAGCCTGATCTCGGAAGGGTCCTGGAGCCGCATGCGTACTCATGGAGAGTGA